One Ostrea edulis chromosome 2, xbOstEdul1.1, whole genome shotgun sequence genomic region harbors:
- the LOC125678505 gene encoding acetylcholine receptor subunit beta-like 1, with protein MSWYLLILLGIRPILSVNEVDLKRNLLDPSVFDKTVRPRINTSHTVNVQIGVTSVFVTDLDEKGSSFSQACNLHLSWTDEFLTWNTSDYDGVQSFVIDPSFVWTPDLTVFGRVATTQEVGLSRVRVRSNGLVSAIFNGLLTTHCNTDPTNFPYDYQLCKFRLASQVYSPSEVAMEITSTKLFGSSESNPNWNRVYIRFNHKQEVHFCLQRKSLYLSTLYIAPTTMQAVLVLVSFLVPNEAGEKISFGMSLFLSFMVFLLQLYDNLPQVSTVIPALEIYFMLHMVSGVISIIVSSSTAYVMRNTNQSPQSTETKVKDESMVPEHNKDNPNREAKKGVRRCLRSMTFINRLGFVISLILILAANIVILNARMISRNCEESP; from the exons ATGAGTTGGTATCTGCTGATTTTACTTG GGATTCGTCCCATCCTGTCTGTGAATGAAGTGGATCTGAAGAGGAATCTATTGGACCCTTCTGTGTTTGATAAAACGGTCCGACCGCGCATCAATACCTCCCACACCGTGAACGTACAGATTGGTGTTACCAGTGTGTTTGTCACCGATTTA GATGAAAAAGGAAGTTCCTTTTCACAAGCCTGTAATTTACATTTG AGCTGGACGGACGAATTCTTAACATGGAACACCAGTGATTATGATGGTGTACAGAGTTTTGTTATCGATCCTTCGTTTGTATGGACCCCTGATCTTACAGTCTTTGGGAG AGTTGCAACTACTCAAGAAGTGGGACTTAGTCGAGTACGAGTTCGTTCCAACGGGTTGGTCAGTGCGATCTTTAATGGCTTGCTGACCACCCACTGCAACACGGACCCCACCAACTTCCCGTACGATTATCAGCTTTGTAAGTTCAGATTGGCATCCCAAGTTTACTCCCCCTCCGAGGTAGCCATGGAAATCACTTCCACAAAATTGTTTGGAAGTTCCGAGAGCAATCCTAATTGGAATAGGGTATACATCAGATTTAATCACAAGCAGGAGGTCCACTTTTGCCTTCAGAGGAAGTCTTTGTATCTCAGCACTCTGTATATAGCGCCCACCACCATGCAGGCTGTTCTGGTTCTCGTTTCGTTCTTGGTTCCTAACGAGGCTGGAGAGAAAATTTCCTTCGGAATGTCTCTGTTTCTATCCTTTATGGTTTTTCTTTTACAGTTATACGATAATTTACCCCAAGTATCGACTGTTATTCCAGCATTAG AAATCTACTTCATGCTCCATATGGTGAGTGGGGTCATCTCCATCATTGTCTCCTCCTCCACTGCTTACGTCATGCGGAACACCAACCAGTCACCTCAGTCTACCGAGACCAAGGTCAAAGACGAATCTATGGTCCCTGAACACAACAAAGACAACCCCAACCGTGAAGCGAAGAAGGGTGTGCGTCGGTGTCTGAGATCCATGACATTCATCAACAGACTGGGATTTGTTATTTCACTGATACTGATTCTGGCAGCAAACATCGTCATTCTGAACGCAAGAATGATTTCTAGAAATTGTGAAGAGTCCCCCTAG